Proteins encoded within one genomic window of Mesorhizobium sp. AR10:
- a CDS encoding SRPBCC family protein has product MTNEKHREDTLAFECELAEPPEKVWRALTVPELLAAWMMPNDIEPEIGSRFAFTGPDAPIDCEILDAEPGRLLRYSWRERPQPGDARDRLDSPLGSPLDSIVTFTLARTVSGGTHLRIVHDGFAKTAMPAVALAGAGCRLSLSAYRQPIAANAPRLRAA; this is encoded by the coding sequence ATGACGAACGAAAAGCACAGGGAAGACACGCTCGCCTTCGAGTGCGAGCTTGCGGAACCGCCGGAAAAGGTGTGGCGGGCACTGACGGTGCCGGAACTGTTGGCGGCCTGGATGATGCCGAACGACATCGAACCGGAAATCGGCAGCCGCTTTGCCTTTACCGGGCCGGATGCGCCGATCGACTGCGAAATCCTCGATGCCGAACCCGGACGCCTGCTGCGCTATTCCTGGCGGGAGCGGCCGCAGCCTGGCGATGCACGGGATCGGCTCGACAGCCCACTGGGCAGCCCATTGGACAGCATCGTCACCTTCACGCTCGCCCGCACCGTTTCCGGCGGCACGCATCTGCGCATCGTCCACGACGGATTTGCCAAAACAGCGATGCCAGCGGTCGCCCTTGCCGGCGCCGGTTGCCGGCTTTCGCTCAGCGCATACAGGCAACCAATCGCCGCGAACGCGCCTCGCCTGCGCGCGGCCTGA
- a CDS encoding cupin domain-containing protein translates to MKVVSHTNQPCERWRAGVETRMHVSAGNGAAQLCIFEQWVEPAVGAPTHWHPVEEVLTVIAGKAEMWIDEDRGVLTPGQSLVVPAHRKHGFRNVGSEMLHIQAVLASPIFEATFDGSPEMVRRWLPTIV, encoded by the coding sequence ATGAAAGTCGTTTCCCATACCAATCAGCCATGCGAGAGGTGGCGAGCAGGGGTAGAAACCCGGATGCATGTTTCTGCCGGCAACGGTGCAGCCCAACTTTGTATTTTTGAACAATGGGTGGAGCCTGCCGTTGGTGCCCCGACACATTGGCACCCGGTTGAGGAAGTGCTTACCGTGATAGCCGGGAAGGCCGAGATGTGGATCGACGAGGATCGTGGCGTCTTGACACCGGGACAGTCGCTCGTCGTTCCCGCGCACAGGAAACACGGCTTTCGAAACGTCGGCTCCGAAATGCTTCACATACAGGCCGTGCTCGCGTCACCGATCTTCGAGGCGACGTTCGACGGATCCCCGGAGATGGTGAGGCGCTGGCTTCCCACGATCGTATAA
- a CDS encoding ArsR/SmtB family transcription factor — protein MIEAEIFRALADPTRRAVYERLAAGEMSVSELRNGMSVSQPAVSQHLAVLRGAGLVVERRAGRNAYYRADPQGLGPLLGWIERYRAFWPERIERLKAVLKDMDQ, from the coding sequence ATGATCGAAGCTGAGATTTTTCGCGCACTGGCCGATCCGACGCGACGCGCCGTCTATGAGCGGCTCGCCGCCGGCGAGATGAGCGTATCGGAACTGCGCAATGGCATGAGCGTGTCGCAGCCGGCGGTCTCCCAGCATCTGGCGGTGCTGCGCGGCGCCGGGCTGGTGGTCGAGCGGCGGGCCGGCCGCAACGCCTATTATCGCGCTGATCCGCAGGGGCTTGGCCCCTTGCTCGGCTGGATCGAACGCTATCGGGCGTTCTGGCCCGAGCGCATCGAAAGGCTGAAGGCCGTTTTGAAGGACATGGACCAATGA
- a CDS encoding VOC family protein, whose translation MLDHVSIGVRDTNVSKRFYDAALKPLGYTCLSQSPGSLGYGAEAVALWVNEAPRPVSADAESGLHFCFAAPTRSSVDAFHAAALREGGSDNGAPGLRASYGENYYAAFVVDPDGYRIEAYCGAAG comes from the coding sequence ATGCTTGACCATGTCTCTATCGGTGTCCGTGACACCAACGTCTCGAAGCGCTTCTACGATGCCGCGCTAAAGCCGCTCGGCTACACCTGTCTCAGCCAGTCACCGGGCTCGCTCGGCTATGGCGCGGAGGCGGTGGCACTGTGGGTGAACGAAGCTCCGCGCCCGGTTTCAGCCGACGCGGAGTCCGGCCTGCACTTCTGCTTCGCCGCACCGACGCGCTCCAGCGTCGACGCGTTCCACGCGGCAGCGCTGCGTGAAGGCGGCAGCGACAATGGCGCGCCGGGCCTGCGCGCCAGCTATGGCGAAAACTACTATGCCGCCTTTGTCGTCGACCCGGATGGCTATCGCATCGAGGCCTATTGCGGCGCGGCCGGCTAG
- a CDS encoding ATP-dependent Clp protease proteolytic subunit yields the protein MSGLANLVPMVIEQSSRGERAFDIFSRLLRERIVFINGPIDDGMSALVCAQLLSLESDNPDKEIALYINSPGGVVTSGFAIYDTMRYISCPVSTVCMGFAASMASFLLMAGTPGRRIALPNASILLHQPLGGFQGQASDIQRHAEGILRTKRRMADLYAQHCGRTAEEVERTLDRDYFMTAEEAKAWGIVDHVFDTRKQAA from the coding sequence ATGAGCGGCCTTGCCAATCTGGTGCCGATGGTGATCGAGCAGTCGAGCCGCGGCGAACGCGCCTTCGACATTTTTTCGCGGCTGCTGCGTGAGCGCATCGTCTTCATCAACGGGCCGATCGACGACGGCATGTCGGCGCTGGTCTGCGCCCAGCTGCTGTCGCTGGAATCGGACAATCCCGACAAGGAGATCGCGCTCTACATCAACTCGCCCGGCGGCGTGGTGACCAGCGGCTTCGCCATCTACGACACCATGCGCTATATCAGTTGCCCGGTGTCAACCGTGTGCATGGGCTTTGCCGCCTCGATGGCCTCGTTCCTGCTGATGGCCGGTACGCCGGGACGGCGTATCGCACTGCCCAATGCCAGCATCCTCTTGCATCAGCCGCTCGGCGGCTTCCAGGGCCAGGCCTCCGACATCCAGCGCCATGCCGAAGGAATTCTTCGAACCAAGCGGCGGATGGCCGATCTTTATGCGCAGCATTGCGGCCGCACAGCCGAAGAGGTCGAACGCACGCTCGACCGCGACTATTTCATGACTGCCGAGGAAGCCAAGGCATGGGGTATCGTCGACCATGTTTTTGATACGCGCAAACAGGCGGCGTGA
- a CDS encoding OsmC family protein, producing MKARVKWVEERTFVGESGSGHKVVLGTAFGPEGRTPGPSPMELVLIGTGGCSAYDVVHILEKGREAVEDCVVELDADRAETEPRVFTRIHMHFIVKGRALSHDKVKRAIDLSIEKYCSATAMMAKTATVTHDFEVIDTAAK from the coding sequence GTGAAAGCACGCGTCAAGTGGGTCGAGGAACGCACCTTTGTCGGCGAGTCCGGCAGCGGCCATAAGGTCGTACTCGGAACCGCGTTCGGCCCGGAAGGCAGGACGCCGGGGCCGAGCCCGATGGAGCTGGTGCTGATCGGCACCGGCGGCTGCTCGGCCTATGATGTGGTCCACATCCTGGAAAAGGGCCGCGAGGCGGTCGAGGATTGCGTCGTCGAACTCGACGCCGACCGGGCGGAAACCGAACCCAGGGTGTTCACCCGCATCCATATGCATTTCATCGTCAAGGGCCGGGCGCTCTCGCACGACAAGGTGAAGCGGGCGATCGATCTCTCGATCGAGAAATACTGCTCGGCGACGGCCATGATGGCCAAGACAGCGACCGTCACGCACGATTTCGAGGTGATCGACACGGCGGCGAAGTAA
- the ssb gene encoding single-stranded DNA-binding protein produces the protein MAGSINKVILVGNLGADPEIRRLNSGEPVVNIRIATSESWRDKNSGERKEKTEWHNVVIFNDQIAKVAEQYLKKGMKVYVEGQLQTRKWQDQTGNERYTTEVVLQKFRGELQMLDARGQGEGGQVGGYSGAGGGAARGSDFGQSGPGEGFSRGGGGAKSGGGGGSSRELDDEIPF, from the coding sequence ATGGCGGGTAGCATCAACAAGGTCATTCTGGTGGGCAACCTCGGGGCGGACCCTGAAATCCGCCGCCTGAATTCGGGTGAACCGGTCGTCAACATCCGCATCGCCACGTCGGAAAGCTGGCGCGACAAGAATTCCGGCGAGCGCAAGGAAAAGACCGAGTGGCACAATGTCGTCATCTTCAACGACCAGATCGCCAAGGTGGCCGAGCAGTACCTGAAGAAGGGCATGAAGGTCTATGTCGAGGGCCAGTTGCAGACGCGCAAATGGCAGGACCAGACCGGCAATGAACGCTACACGACCGAGGTCGTTCTGCAGAAATTCCGCGGCGAGCTGCAGATGCTTGACGCACGCGGGCAGGGCGAGGGCGGTCAGGTCGGCGGCTATTCCGGCGCCGGCGGTGGTGCTGCCCGCGGTTCCGATTTCGGCCAGTCCGGTCCAGGCGAGGGCTTCAGTCGCGGTGGCGGCGGTGCCAAGAGCGGTGGTGGCGGCGGTTCGTCGCGCGAGCTGGACGACGAAATCCCGTTCTGA
- the gyrA gene encoding DNA gyrase subunit A, whose amino-acid sequence MTDQKTPRGADGGPTGIEPISIIEEMQRSYLDYAMSVIVSRALPDVRDGLKPVHRRILYAAHESGYHWNRKYVKSARPVADVMGKYHPHGDASIYDALVRMAQDWSLRVPLIDGQGNFGSIDGDPPAAMRYTESRLTKVAHELLEDIDKETVDFQDTYDASDTEPKVLPARFPNLLVNGSGGIAVGMATNIPPHNLAEVCNGAIAIIDNPAIDLPALMEIIPGPDFPTGGIVLGRSGIYSAYSTGRGSIVMRGKVNIEQRGNDRESIIITEVPYQVNKSSMIEKMAELVRDKRIEGISDIRDESDRQGYRVVIELKRDAVADVILNQLYRFTPLQTSFGANMVALNGGKPEVMTLTDMLKAFVGFREEVISRRTKFLLRKARDRAHVLVGLAIAVANIDEVIKLIRTAPDPQTAREQLMERRWPSGDVESLILLIDDPRHRINEDGTYNLSEEQARAILELRLQRLTALGRDEIADELNTIGDEIKDYLDILSSRARIQQIVKDELAAVRDEFGTPRRTELAEGGADMEDEDLIQREDMVVTVSHSGYIKRVPLSLYRAQRRGGKGRSGMSTKEEDFVTRLFVANTHTPVLFFSSRGIVYKEKVWRLPIGNPQSRGKALINMLPLEQGERITTIMPLPEDETSWGELDVMFATTRGTVRRNKLSDFVQVNRNGKIAMKLEEEGDEILGVETCTDNDDVLLTASSGQCIRFSVSDVRVFQSRNSVGVRGIAMADTDRVISMAVIEHVDAPPAERAAYLKRVVAERRLAAGIAAGEEEEIALTNEEVGEETELSDERYEFLKAHEQFVLTVTEYGYGKRSSSYDFRLTGRGGKGIRATDVSKAAEIGRLVATFPVGNDDQIMLVSDGGTVIRVPVNGIRFASRATKGVTIFNTAEGEKVVSVERISEPQSDEEAEENGEGDAEASHDAGAEDAGPENAE is encoded by the coding sequence TTGACCGACCAGAAGACACCGCGCGGCGCCGACGGCGGCCCCACCGGCATCGAGCCGATATCCATCATCGAGGAGATGCAGCGTTCCTATCTCGATTACGCCATGAGCGTGATCGTCAGCCGTGCGCTGCCAGATGTGCGCGACGGCCTGAAGCCGGTGCATCGCCGCATTCTCTACGCCGCCCATGAGAGCGGCTACCACTGGAACCGCAAATATGTGAAGTCAGCGCGCCCGGTCGCCGACGTGATGGGTAAATACCATCCGCATGGCGACGCTTCCATCTATGACGCCTTGGTGCGCATGGCGCAGGATTGGTCGCTGCGCGTGCCGCTGATCGACGGGCAGGGCAATTTCGGCTCGATCGATGGCGATCCGCCCGCGGCGATGCGTTACACCGAGTCGCGGCTGACCAAGGTCGCGCATGAGTTGCTGGAGGACATCGACAAGGAAACCGTCGATTTTCAGGACACCTACGATGCCTCCGACACCGAGCCGAAGGTGCTGCCGGCTCGCTTCCCCAACCTATTGGTCAACGGTTCGGGCGGCATCGCCGTCGGCATGGCCACCAACATCCCGCCGCACAATCTCGCAGAAGTCTGCAACGGCGCCATCGCCATCATCGACAATCCGGCGATCGACCTGCCGGCGCTGATGGAGATCATCCCGGGGCCTGACTTCCCGACCGGCGGCATTGTGCTCGGCCGTTCCGGCATCTACAGCGCCTATTCGACCGGCCGTGGCTCCATCGTCATGCGCGGTAAGGTCAATATCGAGCAGCGCGGCAACGACCGTGAATCGATCATCATCACCGAGGTACCCTACCAGGTGAACAAATCGTCGATGATCGAGAAGATGGCCGAACTGGTGCGCGACAAGCGCATCGAGGGCATTTCCGACATCCGCGACGAGAGCGACCGTCAGGGCTACCGCGTCGTCATCGAACTGAAGCGCGACGCCGTCGCCGACGTCATCCTCAACCAGCTCTATCGCTTCACGCCGCTGCAGACCTCCTTCGGCGCCAATATGGTGGCGCTGAACGGCGGCAAGCCGGAAGTGATGACGCTGACCGACATGCTGAAGGCGTTCGTCGGCTTCCGCGAAGAGGTAATCAGCCGGCGCACGAAATTCCTGCTGCGCAAGGCGCGCGACCGCGCCCACGTGCTGGTCGGTCTGGCCATCGCCGTCGCCAACATCGACGAGGTGATCAAGCTGATCCGCACTGCGCCGGATCCGCAGACGGCGCGCGAACAGTTGATGGAGCGGCGATGGCCCTCCGGCGACGTCGAGTCGTTGATCCTTCTGATCGACGATCCGCGCCATCGCATCAACGAGGACGGCACCTACAATCTGTCCGAGGAACAGGCCCGCGCCATCCTCGAACTGCGCCTGCAGCGCCTGACGGCGCTTGGTCGCGACGAAATCGCCGACGAATTGAACACCATCGGCGACGAGATCAAGGACTACCTCGACATCCTGTCGTCCCGCGCCCGCATCCAGCAGATCGTCAAGGATGAGCTTGCCGCCGTGCGCGACGAGTTCGGCACGCCGCGTCGCACCGAACTCGCCGAGGGCGGGGCCGACATGGAAGACGAGGACCTGATCCAGCGCGAGGACATGGTCGTGACGGTGAGCCATTCCGGCTACATCAAGCGCGTGCCGCTGTCGCTCTACCGGGCGCAGCGCCGCGGCGGCAAGGGCCGCTCCGGCATGTCGACCAAGGAAGAGGATTTCGTCACCCGGCTGTTCGTCGCCAACACGCACACGCCGGTGCTGTTCTTCTCCTCGCGCGGCATCGTCTACAAGGAAAAGGTCTGGCGGCTGCCGATCGGCAACCCGCAATCGCGCGGCAAGGCGCTGATCAACATGCTGCCGCTGGAGCAAGGCGAGCGCATCACCACCATCATGCCGCTGCCCGAGGACGAGACCAGCTGGGGCGAACTCGACGTGATGTTCGCCACCACGCGCGGCACCGTGCGCCGCAACAAGCTTTCCGACTTCGTCCAGGTCAACCGCAATGGCAAGATCGCCATGAAACTGGAGGAGGAAGGCGACGAGATCCTCGGCGTCGAGACCTGCACCGACAATGACGACGTACTTTTGACCGCAAGTTCGGGCCAATGCATCCGCTTTTCGGTCAGCGATGTGCGCGTCTTCCAGAGCCGCAATTCGGTCGGCGTGCGCGGTATCGCCATGGCCGATACCGACAGGGTCATTTCCATGGCGGTCATCGAGCATGTCGATGCGCCTCCGGCCGAGCGTGCCGCCTATCTCAAGCGGGTGGTGGCCGAACGGCGGCTGGCCGCCGGCATCGCGGCTGGTGAAGAGGAAGAAATCGCGCTGACCAATGAGGAGGTCGGCGAAGAGACCGAGCTTTCCGACGAGCGCTACGAATTCCTCAAGGCGCATGAGCAGTTCGTGCTGACGGTGACGGAATATGGCTACGGCAAGCGCTCGTCGTCCTACGACTTCCGCCTGACCGGGCGCGGCGGCAAGGGCATCCGCGCCACCGACGTCTCGAAGGCGGCCGAGATCGGCAGGCTTGTGGCGACCTTCCCGGTCGGCAATGACGATCAGATCATGCTGGTTTCAGATGGTGGCACCGTCATCCGGGTGCCGGTCAACGGTATCAGGTTCGCCAGCCGCGCCACCAAGGGCGTCACCATCTTCAACACGGCCGAAGGCGAAAAGGTCGTCTCGGTGGAGCGGATTTCGGAACCGCAATCGGACGAGGAAGCCGAAGAGAACGGCGAGGGCGATGCTGAGGCCAGCCATGATGCCGGTGCTGAAGATGCTGGTCCGGAAAACGCCGAATAG
- a CDS encoding MarC family protein, which produces MPSFDSLFNAFVTILVTIDPPGLAPLFLAVTRGMNREERQQVSIRASIMGFLVMALFAVAGASILSVFGITLPAFRVAGGFLLFFIAFEMVFERRQDRKEKIGDVAITKDMIHNIAAFPLAIPLIAGPGAISATVLLSGSFQGFAAQAALVGIIFVCLAITYLVFVASERIDRILGQTGRSILTRLLGVILAALAVQFVADGIKALMAG; this is translated from the coding sequence ATGCCGAGCTTCGACAGCCTGTTCAATGCCTTCGTCACCATTCTGGTGACCATCGACCCGCCCGGCCTCGCCCCCCTCTTCCTCGCCGTGACACGCGGCATGAACCGGGAGGAGCGTCAGCAAGTCTCCATCCGGGCCTCGATCATGGGTTTCCTGGTGATGGCGCTGTTTGCGGTCGCCGGCGCGTCGATCCTGTCGGTGTTCGGCATCACGCTGCCGGCCTTCCGCGTCGCCGGCGGCTTTCTGCTGTTCTTCATCGCCTTCGAAATGGTGTTCGAGCGCCGGCAGGACCGCAAGGAGAAGATCGGCGACGTCGCCATCACCAAGGACATGATCCACAACATCGCCGCCTTTCCGCTGGCGATCCCGCTGATCGCCGGGCCAGGCGCCATTTCGGCGACCGTCCTACTCTCCGGCTCGTTTCAGGGTTTTGCCGCGCAGGCGGCATTGGTCGGCATCATCTTCGTCTGCCTCGCCATTACCTATCTGGTGTTCGTGGCGTCCGAGCGCATCGACCGCATCCTCGGTCAGACCGGCCGCTCGATCCTGACCCGCCTGCTCGGCGTCATCCTGGCGGCGCTGGCGGTGCAGTTCGTGGCGGACGGCATCAAGGCGCTGATGGCGGGGTAG
- a CDS encoding helix-turn-helix transcriptional regulator, protein MTTSEQNLASGQGWHVCDVVCTAGAGDSPFEEEHRTFCVAAVTSGTFRYRAQQGTAMLAPGALLLGNPGTCYECGHEHGAGDRCLSFHFEPAYMERIAANVPGVKKLTFETPRLPPLPALASLLAEAETARETADVDALEELGLRIAGAAMAAASGATPARRAPSRRDQKRVAEAVRRIELDADGAISLAGLAGETATSPFHFLRTFRQVAGMTPYQFLLKTRLHRAAVQLRLSDEPVSTIAFAAGFNDLSTFNRRFRRVMGEAPGDYRARPRGDELPDTSAVPAS, encoded by the coding sequence ATGACGACGAGCGAGCAAAACCTTGCATCGGGGCAGGGCTGGCATGTGTGCGACGTGGTGTGCACGGCCGGCGCCGGCGACAGCCCGTTCGAGGAAGAACACCGCACTTTCTGTGTTGCGGCGGTGACCAGCGGCACCTTCCGCTACCGGGCGCAGCAAGGCACCGCGATGCTGGCGCCGGGTGCGCTGCTGCTCGGCAATCCCGGCACATGTTACGAATGCGGACATGAGCATGGCGCCGGCGACCGTTGCCTCTCCTTCCATTTCGAGCCAGCCTATATGGAACGGATCGCGGCCAACGTGCCGGGCGTGAAAAAGCTGACTTTCGAAACACCGCGCCTGCCGCCGTTGCCGGCGCTCGCGTCACTGCTGGCCGAGGCCGAAACCGCGCGCGAGACGGCCGACGTCGACGCGTTAGAGGAACTTGGTTTGCGGATCGCTGGCGCCGCTATGGCAGCCGCCAGCGGCGCGACGCCCGCCCGTCGCGCGCCGAGCCGCCGCGACCAGAAACGTGTGGCCGAGGCGGTGCGGCGCATCGAGCTCGATGCCGACGGAGCGATCTCGCTTGCCGGGCTTGCCGGTGAGACAGCAACCAGTCCGTTTCACTTCCTGCGCACGTTCCGGCAGGTGGCCGGCATGACGCCTTACCAGTTCCTGCTGAAAACCCGGCTGCACCGGGCCGCGGTGCAGTTGCGCCTGTCGGATGAGCCCGTCTCGACGATCGCCTTCGCGGCGGGGTTCAACGATCTGTCGACCTTCAACCGTCGTTTCCGGCGGGTGATGGGGGAGGCGCCCGGCGATTATCGGGCTCGCCCGCGGGGCGATGAACTGCCGGACACATCTGCCGTTCCGGCCTCATGA
- a CDS encoding DUF2306 domain-containing protein, giving the protein MSLGPLLAAPPPIPWHAFAAFAALVTGATQLALPKGTTRHRVVGYVWATLMLAIAISSFWIQQIRLVGPFSPIHLLSILVLVTVPLAVWYAHSHKVTAHRGAMIKLYVFALIGAGVFTLLPGRIMHAVVFGQ; this is encoded by the coding sequence ATGTCGCTGGGACCGCTGCTTGCCGCACCCCCTCCAATCCCGTGGCATGCCTTTGCGGCCTTTGCCGCCCTGGTGACCGGCGCCACTCAGCTGGCGCTGCCCAAGGGCACGACGCGTCATCGCGTCGTCGGCTATGTCTGGGCGACGCTGATGCTGGCTATCGCCATTTCGAGTTTCTGGATCCAGCAGATACGCCTTGTTGGCCCTTTCAGCCCGATTCATCTGCTGTCGATCCTGGTGCTGGTCACCGTGCCGCTGGCGGTTTGGTATGCGCACAGCCATAAAGTCACCGCGCATCGAGGCGCCATGATCAAGCTCTATGTTTTCGCGCTGATCGGCGCCGGCGTGTTCACGCTGCTGCCCGGCCGGATCATGCACGCGGTCGTGTTCGGCCAGTAG